ACCGAGAGGTCACGACGGGCCGAGATGGCAAGCTCACTTGAAGTCGCCGCGATTCACGCTCTCATCAACCGATGGCGAGTCCCGCAACTAGCGCCCTGTTGAAAAGCGTATTGCTTGTTGGGACTGCCAATGGAGATGATGATGGCAGTGACAACCCGCCGTGAAGGCGAATCGATCTTTGTCGACGGCGTCGACGTCAAGCGCGCAGCGCGAACCCTCCGGTCTATCGCAGAAGCCCCAGGCTGGAAGCCACCGAGCGATTTGAACCAGGCGCTTGAGGTGTTCGCGAGAATGCTGGGCTTTCCGAACCTGCATGCGCTGAATGCGGCAAGCAGTGAGAAGTCCCCGAGTGGACAGCCGCAAGCAGATCACAGACAACGCGACTACGCAGAATCCATGCGAGCGCTGGTGATGAGCGACTCAACTTCGTTCACCCTTCGGAAGCGACTGATGGAAGACGAAGGGCGAGATCAGCTTGAATCACTTCAAGACGCGGAAAAGCTGGTTGAAGTGCAACGCCTGCGATTTGCGCAGGGCTCGCCCATTGGTTCGGTGAAGGTGCCGAGAGAAGGTGGTGTCGAAGAGCAGGGCGTAGCAGCTCTGAAGCGACTGTATGTGGTGGCGACGGGGCACTCAGGACAGTGCCGGCACATTGCACGCTTCCTGTTGGGACTGTACGCGGGGCACCGTTTCGAGTTTGACCTGACCAACTTGCGTGCGATCGACACAGCACTCTACGAGGACTGCATTCGTGTTCTCAACATGGACGCGCGCCTGACCAAACGCGAGGTGCATCAGTATTTCGAAAATGGCTCGCAGAAGTGGGAGGCGCTAGCACTTGACTGGCGGGTGGTGGATGGCTTTCAACTCCGGAACGCAGCTAAGCGGCTTGCCGAAAGGGTCGGCACCAGCGGGCCGGCGGGCGAAGCAGCTGCGGACTTGCTCGCGATACTGGAGGGAAAGCACGCAAGCGAGTAAGTGGACGTTGCAGCGGCGCGTGGCCTTGCGCGCCTAACTTCATCAGCAACAATCAACAAACCATAGCGGAGGTATTGATGGAGAAGCGCAAGGTACGAGCACAGGTCGAACGGCTGCTGGACGAGTCAGGCGACACGACGCTCAGCATCATTGTTCAGGGCCGAACGCCGCACCTCAGCAGCGCGGTGGCCAACGCGGCAGCATCTGCTGCCCGCACGCGCTCGATCAGCGCTGCAAGCGATCTTCTCCCTGAAGCGTATCGGAGAGGTGCGGTGCGTCGAAGCTCACAGATCGAACGAACAGCATCCGCGGTCGCATCGCTGAAGAGTGCCGGGATCACGGCCATCGAACCGATCCAGAAAGGCACTTTCATCAACTCCTCCCGGCTGGCGAGGAGAGCGGATCAGCGGGGGAAACCGAGACCGCTGGCACTCGCTGGTGCCGCAGCAATGGAGATCCACCGCGACGACCTGGCCAAGCTACCCGTTGAGCTGCCGGAGGCGTTGGCCGTCTTCGCGAACCGGCGCGTGCCTGTACCACCGAAGATGAAGCCACGGTCGGTGAATCAAGCCATTGTTGGCCGGTCGACGCACGCATGGGGTTTGGAGTCGAGCGGTGCGCTGGCAACTTGGGGCGCCTTCGAAGCCAGGGGCCAGGGCACACGGGTGGCGGTGCTCGACACCGGTGTTGAGCCGGACCACTCTGACCTGCACGGCAAGGTGTTGCAGTTCGCCGAGTTCGACGAGCAGGGAAACATCGTGAAGAAGGGCATCAAGCACGCTCGCGATGTTGACGGGCACGGCACGCACGTCTGCGGGACGATCGCCGGCGGACGCGAGAGTGGGCGCTGGATCGGCATGGCGCCCGAGGCAAAGCTCCTGGTGGGGAAGGTTCTGGGTCGCAACGGGGGCACGGACGAGCAGATCCTGCAGGGCATCGAATGGGCCATCCGCAGCTCGGCAGGGGTGATCAACCTCAGCCTGGGCGGCCTTTCATTCGAGCCAGGCGTGCTGGACACGTACACGAGCATGGTGCTGGCGGCGCGCCAGGCCGGCATTCCGGTCATTGCGGCGATCGGAAACGATGGTCACCAGACCAGCGGGAACCCTGGGAACGACTTCTTCGCCCTGGCCGTCGGCGCGCACGACGTGACGGATAGGGTCGCTGCCTTCAGCGGCGGCCGCACGCAAATCGTTCGCCAAAGCGATGTCATTCCGGATCGAGACCTACCGCTGATCTTCAGCAAGCCGGATTTGGCTGCGCCAGGCGTCGAAGTTTTGTCATGCGCCGGCAAGACGAAGTGGGACTACGCGAGCGGCACCTCAATGGCCTGCCCACACGTGGCCGGTGCGGCCGCGCTCCTGCTCAGCCGCACGCCTGCGGCTCGCGGTGGGGCGCCGCTTTTGGAACTGGACGGCTGGGAGCGGTCGGAACGGGTCATCCAGCTTCTGGTCGGTAGCGTGGTCGATCTGGGGGAAAACGGCCAAGATCACCGCTTCGGGCATGGCCGCCTGTGCGTTTTAAGGGCTTATTCCAAGGCGGTAGAGCTCGGCTACCTGCCTGGGGCTTGAAACAACCTGCCAAGCCCGGTAGTCTCCCTACATGCCCAGCAGCGCCCGCACCCCCCTCAAAAGCAAGGCCTTGGTCGAGTTTGTGACCAAGCCAGCTGGCTCGCGCACGTCGGTCATCATCGAGGCCAGACGGCCAGCGGTGGCTTCCTCTGTGGTGTCGGCGACCAAGCGGATCGGGGTCTCAGCGGTACCCAAGGCTCACAAGCCGGTCCGGAAAACCCCGCTGGCAGCGACCGCTGCGCCGCAAATGCGTGCTGTGGAGGCCGTTCTGAAGAACATGGGCCTGGGAGCGGCAGCGCGCCGGTTGGACTCAGCAGGCGCCTTCGTGGTTGAGGTCAGCCCTTCACAGTTGCAGCAGCTCTCTGAGGCCCCTTCTGTGCAGGCGATTCGGCCAAACCGGTTCAACCGCCGGGTTTCGCCGTAGATCTGTCCCACGGCAGCGGATTTGAATCCGTTGGAGTAAGCATGGCCATCCTTGGCTTTCTGTTTGTTCTCGTTGTGTGCCTAGGTGTGGCCATAAACCTCGTCGATTGGAGATTGCGCAGCGTAGGCGGAGTGGACTGGCAACTGCAGTTGACCTCTGCAACATTGGGCTTTGCAGCCGCGTGTGCCATGTTCGGCGTCTGGTACTTTGGGTATGAGGTGTTCGGAGGGCCGTATTGGTTGCAAGTGGGTGAGTGGCTCATGGTCGTTTTCTTTGCCTCAAGAGCCGCATGGTCCGCAGCCAATGGGTTAGTGGCGCTGTTTGGAACGAAGACGCAGCAAGGTCCTAGGAAGTTGAAAGAGACACTGAGGGAAGGTGACGACCGACTGGGACTTAGACGCGTTCGCTGAAAGCGTAATCTTCGATCGAGCGAGCATAGTGGCCCCGCGCATCAGAGATGTGGCGGGGCTTTTCCATGCTGGGCAACCACACGTGATTAACAGCAGGCGGCACATCGTCCAGGTGTCGACTTGGTTGGCGCACCAAAGGGCGCATGAACAATGAAAAGTCGAAACAAACGCAAAGCACATCAGTGATGGCCGGCTCGAGAAGCAACTCGACGACATGCGCAAGGGAATTGCGCGCCCGCCAGCAGGCCAAGCCTTCCTCGTCTCAATCTGTGCAGGGATGCTGGCCTTTGCGGTTCTGAATGCGCTCCCTCGGTGGATCGCAGTAACGGGAGCCTTGATAGCAGCTGTGCTGGCGTATATGTTTCGCGTGAAGCCTTGAGTCGGCAGCGCTGCAGCGCGCAGCGGGAGGTGGACGCGGTGCCAGTGAGACTAGACACAGTGGCGAATGGTGCGAGCATGAATGCCACCGTGAATCCGCTTCCATCTGCACATGCCCACCTACAGCTACAGCATCTGGCTCCCCGCGATTATTTTCCTGGCTTCATGCGCAATAGCGGGAGCGGTCGTTGCCACAGTCTTTGCATATGAGCGATGGTGGTCTAGCAAGTACGAATGTCTTGAGTGGGGAGACGATGAAGCTACGTGGTTTCCACTTCCTGTTGGGAAAGTGGTGATCCCATTCAGATGGACTTGCACGTCCTGCTTGAAGTGGCGCAAGCGAGTTCAAAGGACGGTACGTTGGAAGAAAACTGTCAAGCCAGGCGAGGTGCCATGGGAATGGTGACCGGCTACTCGTGGATCTGCTGGCGTTCTTTGGCTGCGGGCGTGCCGCCAGAAGCGGTGAGTCGGCAACGCTTCTGAAAGGCTCGCCGAGCTGGCGCCAAGTTGTGCAAGAGAGCGGGGAACATCACTCGGAGAGCAATGCTGAGGCGGAGCTCCGAAGGAGCTGGACTGAGCAAGTGGTGTCACGTGAACGTCAGAACGAACTGATATCGCAGATCGCAGCCAAGGCGGCACCGGGAGCTCGCATCGGCCCATTTACAGTGCGAGACATCCATCCCAACCGCTGAGCCCTTATGCCCGAACTCGAACTGCCACAGCTTCCTCATCCGCTCCATGAATGGGTGGAGATAGAGGTCGGAAGCGAAGGAGAGGGTTCGGGCTTTTGGGTGAACGGGCTCCACTCCCCGAACGGAATAAAGATGTTGCGGTATCACTCGACATTGATTGCCGTGTATCCGACGAAGGAGCAGGCGGTTGAAGTCGGGGAAGCGATTGCGCAACGAGCAAGTTTGGAACGCTTGCTCATGAACCTCCCGTACAGGTGCGCGTTAACGATGGTGAATGACTAACTCGAATTGGGAGAGCATGATCGTGGATCCCAAGTCTTGTCAAAGGGGACCTTCAGTGTTTGAAAACAAGGCGCTGATGGAGCAGTCATGGCTAGAGCTTCCATCATTGGTGGACCGATATGTCGATCGAATTGCACCGCGAATTGACTTGCCTTCAGCAGACTTGAAAGAAGTCGTTTGCAGGCTTCTCGGCGCTGGTGGGTCCGAACAATTGCAATCGGTCTGCACACACATCTCTGCGGTATATCCGTTCTTGATCGATGCAAAGCTGGATGCGGCGCAAGAGTGCGAAGAGCTCACAGGCTTAGCTTCCGCTCTTCTAGAAGCGTGGGAGATGGGCGATGAGCAATTCGAAGCGCTCGCACAGGTTGAAAGCGTTCGTGCAACTGAACTGCCTTGGCGAAAGTGGGCTGAATGGGCCTGGATAAGCGAACATGAAAACAAGCAGGACCGGAGCGAGTTAGACGGAGCGTCCCAATACGTCAATGACTTCTTGGGGGCCTGCCGAAGCTGGCGAAGAGAGATCCTTACTGGCTATACCCTAGTGCGCGAGGGCGCTCCGATCTGGGAGCGGGCCCTATCCGAAACTGCAAACCTGCTGGACTTCGCTGTTGGTTCAGAGGAGACGTGGAACCCGCTGTGCGGTGTGGTAATGAGCGCCCGAGGATTCGAGACCTCACTGCTAGATGAGGTTGGCCCAGAGCAGCTGCATGTGGATCGACTTCCGAATATTCCGCGTTTTCGGTCGCTTCTCCAGCGGCATAACAACGTGGTTGAACGGAGGGACCGGGGCGAACTGGTCTTTCAAGTTCAAGAATTGCTGTGGGCATACAAATCAGTGCCGCCTTTTTTGGTCGACCATGGACAGACCGGACCTTGCTTAGGAGAGCTGTTGTCTCGCTTGAGCGAGTTTGCATATGTTGCATTGGAAAAAGGAGACGTCATTGGCACTGATGGCGTACAGCTGCTGCGTCCTTCATCAACGTTTTACGTCAAGGGTGATGGAGAGCTAACGGCAGCTCAGCGATGCACGGGCTCTAGAACAAGCTCTATCAGCGTTGTGACAGCGGAAGAAGCACGTACATGCGGTGTACGGGAGCTCGAAGGGTGGTTTGCGATCCGATTCGGTTGACGTATTGCTTACGGCCAACCTGCGGCCAATTTCCTGGCCGGACGCAGTTGAAGCAGCGCGGTGGATAGCAGACCAGGACGCAGCCGGCGAGACAATGCCAGGGAGGGCATTAGAGGCTGCTTCTCGGCCGTCGCCGGAAATCTGACCGTGGTGATGGGTCGCCGACCTCTGGAATCCACCAGATGACGATTGGAATCAAGGTTTCCGATCATGCAGATGTGCTGGCCCGCTATCAACTTGTCAACCTCGACAGTGAAGCAAAAAGCAATTGAGCTACTTCGTTGATTCTCCGAGCCGTGTGTCGAACTCCAGCGTTTCCCTAATGCTTGAAACGGTCTTGGGGCCTATACCTGCGACAGCGCGTAGCTGATCAGAAGATGCGGTAAAGACTGCATGCGCGCTTCCAAAGTGCGCGAGCAATTTCGCTGCAGCGCCGGGTCCGACACCTGGCAGTCCTTCGACCAAGTACCTGGCCATAACCGAACGATCTTTTGGCTTGCCGCCGCGGAGGGCGATCTCATAGCCAAGGCCTTCGATAGCATGGCGCTGCATCGTCAGCAACATTTGGGCTGTCTCTCGAGTGGTGCTTGTCTGCACGACATGAATACCTTCGAGGATCGCAAGCCACGACAGCGCACCCTGTAGAGCCTCAGGCGCAATCGCGGATCGAACGCCTTGTAAGCTCCCTTCGACAACGATCACCACGCGCTTGTACGCTTCCTTCATAGTCGCGGCCTGGCTGAAAAGCCGCCGGTCCATGATGCTGACCACGAAGTCGTTTGCGGCCTTCCTTTCCACGCCGAATCCATCGGCTAGGACATAGTCTGCACATTCGAGCTCTTCGCTCACAACGTCCGCTCCGAGGTCCGATAGCAGCGACGTCAAACCGCTGCGGGACTCCCTGCTATCGACAATGATGCGTGCCATCTTTGGTTCCTGTTCTGTTTGCGTAAAACTCAAAACTTCGGAGCAAGCCATAGCCGCCACTCGTTTGTCTACACACCAATTCATACACCTATCA
The sequence above is drawn from the Piscinibacter gummiphilus genome and encodes:
- a CDS encoding ERCC4 domain-containing protein, with product MARIIVDSRESRSGLTSLLSDLGADVVSEELECADYVLADGFGVERKAANDFVVSIMDRRLFSQAATMKEAYKRVVIVVEGSLQGVRSAIAPEALQGALSWLAILEGIHVVQTSTTRETAQMLLTMQRHAIEGLGYEIALRGGKPKDRSVMARYLVEGLPGVGPGAAAKLLAHFGSAHAVFTASSDQLRAVAGIGPKTVSSIRETLEFDTRLGESTK
- a CDS encoding S8 family serine peptidase — encoded protein: MEKRKVRAQVERLLDESGDTTLSIIVQGRTPHLSSAVANAAASAARTRSISAASDLLPEAYRRGAVRRSSQIERTASAVASLKSAGITAIEPIQKGTFINSSRLARRADQRGKPRPLALAGAAAMEIHRDDLAKLPVELPEALAVFANRRVPVPPKMKPRSVNQAIVGRSTHAWGLESSGALATWGAFEARGQGTRVAVLDTGVEPDHSDLHGKVLQFAEFDEQGNIVKKGIKHARDVDGHGTHVCGTIAGGRESGRWIGMAPEAKLLVGKVLGRNGGTDEQILQGIEWAIRSSAGVINLSLGGLSFEPGVLDTYTSMVLAARQAGIPVIAAIGNDGHQTSGNPGNDFFALAVGAHDVTDRVAAFSGGRTQIVRQSDVIPDRDLPLIFSKPDLAAPGVEVLSCAGKTKWDYASGTSMACPHVAGAAALLLSRTPAARGGAPLLELDGWERSERVIQLLVGSVVDLGENGQDHRFGHGRLCVLRAYSKAVELGYLPGA